In Meiothermus ruber DSM 1279, the following proteins share a genomic window:
- a CDS encoding NfeD family protein: MRKLLVILLLVASFAQARTYIIPIEGTIDGPLATFVEQSLDQAEREGASGVVFRVNTPGGRVDAAIRITDRILSSTVPTLAVVENAFSAGALISLAAQQIMMLPGSNIGAALPVTITPIVGNTNAADRKVISALKGKFRAVAEARNRPANIAEAMVDPEVEVRGITTRGEPLTLSARRAVELKVADAEVASLRAALEKAGFNTDTQELQPGPQVRVARFLTDPTIAAILLAVGVLGLILEFFTPGTFIPAIIGLTSLGLFFLGGYLAGLSSALSIILLFGGLLLVVFELFVTPGFGIPGLVGLGLIGASIYFTFGDEALQVGSFAIIGLALGLFFIFRYLPKGRVARPFVLSSAVEEVAPPKNELESLLGAIGKAITDLRPAGTAQFGDRRVDVVTLGEFIDRGQTVRVIQVEGPRVVVRKVDS, encoded by the coding sequence GTGAGAAAGCTACTGGTTATTTTACTGCTGGTTGCCTCTTTTGCGCAGGCCCGAACCTACATCATCCCCATTGAAGGAACCATCGATGGGCCTCTAGCCACCTTCGTTGAACAGTCCCTCGACCAGGCCGAACGCGAGGGGGCCAGCGGGGTGGTGTTCCGGGTCAACACCCCCGGGGGCCGGGTGGATGCGGCCATCCGCATCACCGACCGCATCCTGTCCTCCACCGTACCCACGCTGGCCGTGGTGGAAAACGCCTTCTCGGCCGGGGCCCTCATCTCACTGGCGGCTCAGCAGATCATGATGCTGCCCGGCTCCAACATCGGAGCGGCCCTGCCGGTTACCATCACCCCCATCGTGGGCAACACCAATGCCGCCGACCGCAAGGTCATATCGGCCCTGAAAGGCAAGTTCCGGGCGGTCGCCGAGGCCCGCAACCGCCCTGCCAACATCGCAGAAGCCATGGTGGATCCCGAGGTCGAGGTGCGCGGCATCACCACCCGAGGGGAACCCCTGACCCTCTCGGCCAGGCGGGCCGTGGAGCTCAAGGTGGCCGATGCCGAGGTCGCCAGCCTGCGCGCCGCCCTCGAGAAAGCCGGCTTTAACACCGACACCCAGGAACTGCAGCCGGGCCCCCAGGTGCGGGTGGCCCGTTTTCTGACCGACCCCACCATCGCGGCCATTCTGCTGGCGGTGGGGGTGCTGGGGCTCATCTTGGAATTTTTCACCCCAGGCACCTTTATCCCCGCCATCATCGGCCTGACCTCGCTGGGCCTGTTCTTCCTGGGGGGCTACCTGGCGGGCCTTTCCAGCGCCCTGTCTATCATCCTGCTCTTCGGGGGCTTGTTGCTGGTGGTGTTCGAGCTGTTTGTGACCCCCGGTTTTGGCATCCCCGGTCTGGTTGGCCTGGGTCTGATCGGGGCTTCAATCTACTTCACCTTTGGGGACGAGGCCCTGCAGGTCGGCTCCTTCGCCATTATCGGGCTGGCCTTGGGGCTGTTCTTTATATTCCGCTACCTACCAAAGGGGCGGGTGGCCCGTCCTTTCGTACTGAGCAGCGCAGTTGAAGAGGTGGCACCGCCCAAAAACGAGCTGGAATCGCTGCTGGGAGCCATCGGCAAAGCCATCACCGACCTGCGCCCCGCGGGCACGGCCCAGTTCGGCGACCGACGGGTGGATGTGGTCACCCTGGGCGAGTTCATCGACCGGGGGCAGACCGTCCGGGTGATCCAGGTGGAAGGCCCTCGGGTGGTGGTTCGGAAGGTGGACAGTTAG
- the floA gene encoding flotillin-like protein FloA (flotillin-like protein involved in membrane lipid rafts): MEFGVLIIAGIVLLAVFLFFYLVPVPLWITALFSGVNVPLTSLVGMRFRRIPPAKIVNPMIKAFKAGIPVETAKLEAQYLAGGNVDRVVDALIAADKAGIKLNFDRAAAIDLAGRDVLEAVRLSVNPKVITSPMVAGMAKDGIQLLATARITVRANIDRLVGGAGEETIVARVGEGIVASIGQSEDHKQVLEQPDRISKTVLAKGLDAGTAFEILSVDIAEVDVGKNIGAQLRTDQAEADKKIAQAKAEERRAMAVALEQENAALVEAMRAKLVEAQAAVPLALAEALRNGRIGVMDYYQLKNIEADTEMRDSISKASGGSTSDDGSQR; this comes from the coding sequence ATGGAGTTTGGAGTGTTAATCATCGCTGGCATCGTTTTACTGGCCGTTTTCTTATTCTTTTACCTGGTACCGGTGCCCCTATGGATTACCGCGTTGTTTTCGGGGGTTAACGTACCGCTAACCTCCCTGGTCGGCATGCGTTTCCGACGAATCCCCCCGGCCAAAATTGTGAATCCCATGATTAAGGCCTTTAAAGCAGGCATTCCGGTCGAGACCGCCAAGCTCGAGGCCCAGTACCTGGCCGGGGGCAACGTAGACCGGGTGGTGGATGCCCTGATTGCCGCCGACAAGGCCGGCATCAAGCTGAACTTCGACCGCGCCGCCGCCATTGACCTGGCGGGGCGGGATGTGCTCGAGGCCGTGCGGCTCTCGGTGAATCCCAAGGTAATTACCAGCCCGATGGTAGCGGGTATGGCCAAGGACGGCATCCAGCTGCTGGCAACCGCCCGCATCACCGTGCGGGCCAACATTGACCGCCTGGTGGGTGGGGCCGGCGAAGAAACCATCGTGGCCCGGGTGGGCGAGGGCATCGTGGCCTCCATCGGCCAGTCGGAGGATCACAAGCAGGTGCTCGAGCAGCCTGACCGTATCTCCAAAACCGTGCTAGCCAAAGGCCTGGACGCCGGCACGGCTTTTGAAATCCTATCGGTGGATATCGCCGAGGTGGACGTGGGTAAAAACATCGGGGCCCAGCTTCGCACCGACCAAGCCGAGGCCGACAAGAAAATTGCCCAGGCCAAGGCCGAGGAGCGCCGCGCGATGGCGGTGGCCCTGGAGCAAGAAAACGCGGCCCTGGTAGAGGCCATGCGGGCCAAGCTGGTGGAGGCCCAAGCGGCCGTACCTTTGGCCCTGGCCGAGGCCCTGCGCAACGGTCGCATAGGCGTTATGGACTACTATCAGCTTAAAAACATTGAGGCCGACACCGAGATGCGCGATTCCATCAGCAAAGCCAGCGGCGGCAGCACTTCCGATGATGGTTCGCAACGCTAA